A portion of the Oncorhynchus gorbuscha isolate QuinsamMale2020 ecotype Even-year linkage group LG19, OgorEven_v1.0, whole genome shotgun sequence genome contains these proteins:
- the LOC124005768 gene encoding protein Aster-B-like isoform X2 — translation MEAQEAHRGLESDWQVVLELDKALAGWLPQDPAQGEFGWEWGWVALDNQDQDWESEEVPAVLSPTYKQRNEDFRKLFKQLPDTERLIVDYSCALQRDILLQGRLYLSENWICFYSNIFRWETLLTVRLKDICTMTKEKTARLIPNAIQVSTDGEKHFFTSFGARDRTYMMMFRLWQNALLDKPLCPKELWHFVHQCYGNELGLTSDDEDYVPPDDDFNTMGFCEEIPNEENEISNDNSSKSSVEAKHEGSPPSIHKKCIITNSTISSSISSEPLSVSLSDIIEFDLPPEEYIDCLPDGELLALPLVLEQRLAEASGLMPSTSLDFNDNEDIPTELSDSSETHDEAGEVQAFHDDLKGRQYIDEVYKFSVDKMYDILFTESQFMTDFMEQRRFSDIVFHPWKKDDAAGNQTREIMYTISLSNPLAPKTATVTETQTLYKASHESECYIIDAEVITHDVPYHDYFYTLNRYMLTRVAKNKCRLRVSTELRYRKQPWGLVKGFIEKNFWSGLDENFHHLELELSKVEDVVLGSTLPSPKVKGVKTSVRRRKRPLVHLRSQHLDDALLSPVTTPTDNEVIHRIKHAGVTGSTQTRHMPEHLPGGFALYSVSKLLLIISFVICLSLVLLVFLNMMLFYKLWMLEYSAQHLTTWQGLRIHESKLPQTQMEWAQLLESQQLYHDAELQKWREIIKSSVVLLDQMKGSLLNLQRGIGLRDYSSEAEEKRSAYN, via the exons ATGGAGGCTCAGGAGGCTCACAGAGGACTGGAGTCAGACTGGCAGGTGGTGCTGGAGCTGGATAAAGCCCTGGCTGGGTGGCTCCCACAGGATCCGGCCCAGGGAGAGTTTGGCTGGGAGTGGGGCTGGGTCGCCTTGGACAACCAAGACCAGGACTGGGAGTCAGAGGAGGTCCCTGCA GTGTTGAGCCCCACATACAAACAGCGTAATGAGGACTTCAGGAAGCTCTTCAAGCAGCTACCGGACACAGAGCGACTCATCGTGG ATTACTCCTGCGCCCTACAACGAGACATCCTCCTGCAGGGCCGACTCTACCTCTCAGAAAACTGGATCTGTTTTTATAGCAACATCTTCCGCTGGGAAACGCTG CTGACAGTGAGGCTGAAGGACATCTGCACCATGACGAAGGAGAAGACAGCCCGCCTCATCCCCAATGCCATCCAGGTGTCCACAGATGGTGAGAAG CACTTTTTCACCTCATTTGGAGCGCGGGACAGGACCTACATGATGATGTTCAGATTATGGCAGAATGCACTGCTGGACAAA CCCCTGTGCCCCAAAGAGCTATGGCACTTTGTCCATCAGTGCTATGGCAACGAACTAGGCCTGACCAGTGACGACGAAGACTACGTTCCCCCTGATGACGACTTCAACACCATGGG GTTCTGTGAGGAGATCCCTAACGAGGAGAATGAGATCAGTAATGACAACTCGTCTAAGAGCAGCGTGGAGGCCAAGCACGAGGGCAGCCCACCATCCATACACAAGAAATGCATCATCACCAACAGCACCATCAGCTCATCCATCAGCAGCGAGCCCCTCTCTGTGAGTCTCAGCGACAtaatagag TTTGACCTCCCTCCAGAGGAGTACATCGATTGCCTCCCTGACGGAGAACTGCTGGCCTTGCCCCTGGTGCTGGAGCAGAGGCTAGCGGAGGCCAGCGGCCTGATGCCCTCTACCTCCCTGGACTTCAACGACAATGAAGACATCCCCACCGAACTTAGCGACTCCTCAGAGACCCACGACGAGG CAGGGGAGGTGCAGGCCTTCCACGATGACCTTAAAGGGAGACAGTACATCGATGAGGTTTACAAGTTCAGTGTGGACAAGATGTATGACATCCTCTTCACAGAATCCCAGTTTATGACCGACTTCATGGAGCAGCGCAGGTTTTCAG ATATAGTGTTTCACCCCTGGAAGAAGGACGACGCAGCGGGGAACCAGACGAGAGAGATCATGTACACCATCTCCCTGTCCAACCCCCTGGCCCCCAAGACAGCCACGGTCACAGAGACGCAGACACTGTACAAGGCCAGCCATGAGAGTGAGTGCTACATCATCGATGCTGAGGTCATCACACACGACGTGCCCTACCACGACTACTTCTACACCCTCAACCGTTACATGCTGACACGGGTGGCCAAGAACAAGTGCCGGTTAAG GGTGTCCACTGAGCTGCGTTACAGAAAACAGCCATGGGGATTAGTGAAGGGCTTTATTGAGAAGAACTTCTGGAGCGGGCTGGACGAGAATTTCCACCATCTTG AGTTGGAGCTGTCGAAGGTGGAGGATGTGGTTTTGGGGTCGACCCTGCCTTCTCCCAAGGTCAAGGGGGTGAAGACGTCTGTGAGACGGAGGAAGAGACCCCTGGTCCACCTACGGAGCCAGCACCTGGACGACGCCCTCCTCAGCCCCGTCACCACGCCAACCGACAATGAGGTCATCCACCGCATCAAACATGCGGGCGTGACAG GTTCCACTCAGACCAGGCACATGCCTGAGCACCTTCCTGGAGGCTTCGCCCTCTACAGTGTGTCCAAACTGCTGCTCATCATCAGCTTTGT GATCTGTCTAAG ccTGGTTTTGCTGGTGTTCCTCAACATGATGCTGTTCTATAAGCTGTGGATGCTGGAGTATTCTGCACAGCATCTTACCACCTGGCAAGGGCTGCGGATACATGAAAG TAAACTGCCCCAGACGCAGATGGAGTGGGCCCAGCTCCTGGAGTCCCAACAGCTTTACCATGATGCTGAGCTGCAGAAGTGGAGAGAGATCATCAAATCCTCAGTGGTACTATTAGACCAG ATGAAAGGCTCTCTACTGAACCTTCAAAGGGGCATTGGCTTAAGGGACTACAGCTCAGAAGCTGAGGAGAAAAGAAGCGCTTACAACTGA